A stretch of the Aspergillus puulaauensis MK2 DNA, chromosome 6, nearly complete sequence genome encodes the following:
- a CDS encoding putative C6 transcription factor (COG:K;~EggNog:ENOG410PKPQ;~InterPro:IPR036864,IPR007219,IPR004507,IPR001138;~PFAM:PF00172;~go_function: GO:0000981 - DNA-binding transcription factor activity, RNA polymerase II-specific [Evidence IEA];~go_function: GO:0003677 - DNA binding [Evidence IEA];~go_function: GO:0008270 - zinc ion binding [Evidence IEA];~go_process: GO:0006351 - transcription, DNA-templated [Evidence IEA];~go_process: GO:0006355 - regulation of transcription, DNA-templated [Evidence IEA]), translating into MDSVNHTSPHSIQTSMSYSPAAPVENGAGAGAGPSRGSATAQGPITDLPQAQVDAIIRAKRKAREPKACYPCHARKVKCDRNFPCDGCVKRDHAELCSYERPSKKRAGAGLGPDVGHTATMGAGHMDGAGTRLPAGEAGLLDGSSVRLKQEPGLGLSSQPSPASGGRVSIAREDWDNVRTRLKEMEQTLANMRAGLDKANEDGAGAGLGSGSTLETGSVQSGGDTSSRSKGASPEREGIHAPNTLGEGTVHLGSRSVLAYILNNKSGSDQLQTLLEGGILPKLGLDNESATYPFVDLWSSDMSTFDISAVCCALPTDQQCKEFFSYYRDIAGAIYPVIEDVALFERNLDLLLQNRVAAGGVYRADDDQAQRPFGISIAYLGLLFAVLASGCQSSDLPGKERELSSQVYVCCSYQCLRMTNFLSQPTIEAIQTLLVIGNVLSYNMNPGISYVLLGMTLRMGLALGLHVESSHFSAAERYRRRHVWWSMAWQDSHFSLSYDRPSTTAVCQPEIAKREGVKPGDFSYFESLCGVISLALKVVRGRMLSPHSQMSWENIQDYKDQIQKILIQARPYLRDPQYCMTPTEHLERNVLKLHSSYFSSELCRPALKATANTRDPQTARMRADCLDHLMTTVEAYVEMHAVSSHASRSWITLQRAISSIFLLAVTEESKSNAHFWTLLRKLKAIISERANAEFDYGSPQNASVDRSPLYNSLGQPIMNPVSGSPAALSSPAAAAVAADSQTQWAKPLTKTLRALEKLEAAFHTRPSPSIMTTGASPTYLNPATAMHPNANPMVPLPPSGMTPNLGSLQPQTPESSTSGEWTIPNILDRAQEYIHPPLWS; encoded by the exons ATGGACAGTGTCAACCACACCTCTCCCCATTCCATCCAAACGTCCATGTCATACTCGCCGGCGGCGCCTGTCGAGaacggagctggagccggagctggacCTAGCAGAGGGTCGGCCACCGCGCAGGGGCCCATCACCGACCTCCCCCAAGCGCAAGTCGATGCGATTATCCGTGCGAAGCGAAAAGCGCGCGAACCGAAAGCTTGCTACCCGTGCCATGCGCGGAAGGTGAAATGTGACCGGAACTTCCCCTGTGATGGGTGCGTGAAGCGTGACCATGCGGAGCTTTGCTCCTATGAGCGCCCGTCAAAGAAGagggctggtgctgggttGGGGCCCGATGTTGGGCATACTGCGACAATGGGGGCTGGGCATATGGATGGTGCGGGCACGAGGCTGCCTGCTGGGGAGGCGGGGTTATTGGACGGATCTTCTGTGAGGCTGAAGCAGGAGCCTGGCTTGGGATTGAGTAGCCAGCCAAGTCCGGCAAGTGGAGGGAGGGTCTCGATTGCGCGCGAGGACTGGGATAATGTGCGCACGAGATTGAAGGAAATGGAGCAGACGCTTGCGAATATGCGGGCTGGCCTGGATAAAGCGAATGAAGATGGCGCGGGCGCGGGCCTTGGCTCCGGCTCGACGCTGGAGACGGGCAGCGTGCAGAGCGGTGGCGATACGAGTAGTCGGTCCAAAGGGGCATCGCCGGAGCGAGAGGGTATCCATGCGCCGAATACTTTGGGCGAGGGTACCGTGCACCTTGGGTCGAGGTCTGTCCTGGCTTATATCTTGAACAACAAGTCCGGTTCCGATCAGCTGCAGACGCTACTGGAGGGTGGAATCCTGCCGAAACTTGGTTTGGATAACGAGTCTGCGACTTATCCATTTGTTGATCTATGGTCTTCTGACATGTCTACGTTTGACATCAGCGCGGTCTGCTGCGCCCTTCCGACGGACCAGCAATGCAAGGA GTTCTTTTCGTACTACCGAGATATCGCCGGCGCAATCTACCCTGTCATCGAGGATGTGGCCTTGTTTGAAAGGAATCTCGACCTTCTGTTACAAAACAgagttgctgctggcggtgttTATCGCGCGGATGACGATCAAGCGCAAAGACCGTTTGGGATTTCAATTGCGTATCTCGGTCTTTTGTTCGCAGTGCTGGCCTCTGGCTGTCAATCGTCCGATTTACCCGGCAAGGAGAGAGAGCTCAGTTCCCAAGTATATG TGTGCTGCTCCTACCAATGCCTTCGAATGACGAACTTCCTATCCCAGCCGACGATAGAAGCTATCCAGACTTTGCTCGTAATTGGCAACGTTCTGTCGTATAATATGAATCCCGGGATTTCTTACGTTTTACTCG GTATGACGCTTCGAATGGGCCTGGCGCTCGGTTTGCACGTCGAATCCAGCCATTTTTCAGCGGCAGAACGttatcgacgacgacacgTATGGTGGTCGATGGCGTGGCAAGACAGCCATTTCTCGCTATCGTATGATCGCCCGTCCACTACCGCTGTTTGCCAACCAGAAATTGCGAAGCGCGAAGGTGTAAAACCAGGCGACTTCTCATATTTCGAGTCCCTCTGCGGGGTGATCTCCCTGGCTCTCAAAGTGGTCCGCGGCCGGATGCTCAGTCCACACTCACAGATGAGCTGGGAAAACATCCAAGACTACAAAGATCAAATTCAGAAAATCCTTATCCAAGCACGCCCTTACCTCCGAGATCCTCAATACTGCATGACGCCAACCGAACACCTTGAGCGCAACGTTCTAAAACTCCACTCCTCATACTTCTCTTCTGAGCTCTGCCGGCCAGCGCTCAAAGCCACCGCCAACACCCGCGACCCGCAAACGGCCCGCATGCGCGCCGATTGCCTTGATCATCTAATGACGACTGTTGAGGCGTACGTGGAGATGCACGCTGTCAGCTCCCACGCATCCCGTTCCTGGATCACTCTACAACGCGCAATCAGCTCTATTTTCCTGCTCGCCGTCACTGAAGAATCCAAATCAAACGCGCATTTCTGGACCCTCCTTCGCAAACTCAAAGCAATCATTAGCGAACGCGCCAATGCTGAATTCGACTACGGATCGCCACAAAATGCATCCGTGGACCGCAGCCCCTTATATAACTCCCTCGGACAGCCGATCATGAACCCTGTATCGGGGTCCCCTGCTGCACTGAgctctcctgctgctgcggcagTGGCTGCAGATTCCCAAACACAGTGGGCAAAGCCCCTGACGAAGACGCTCCGCGCGctcgagaagctggaagCAGCCTTCCACACCCGCCCCTCACCGTCTATTATGACGACGGGAGCATCACCAACGTACCTCAACCCAGCGACAGCTATGCACCCGAATGCAAATCCGATGGTGCCACTCCCACCGTCCGGGATGACGCCGAACCTGGGCTCCCTGCAGCCGCAGACACCAGAGAGCTCGACAAGCGGGGAGTGGACGATCCCGAATATTCTGGATCGGGCGCAGGAGTATATTCACCCGCCGTTATGGAGTTGA
- a CDS encoding uncharacterized protein (COG:S;~EggNog:ENOG410PGQC;~InterPro:IPR011701,IPR036259;~PFAM:PF07690,PF05978;~TransMembrane:8 (i85-104o110-129i136-155o209-227i263-284o296-317i329-347o432-453i);~go_function: GO:0022857 - transmembrane transporter activity [Evidence IEA];~go_process: GO:0055085 - transmembrane transport [Evidence IEA]) yields MTDSKTAPSPQDDRPVSPVMAEVVPGVDMEHYRATVPLWKRVWQHSLTQMMLLSIQAFCGPAMSDAITGLGGGGLATTRVSNISIAINYAMLAVVCFMGGPLVNKIGVKWALVLGSMSFPIQGSAYYCNSKFGNQWYLILSGAISGMGTACWYVAEAGAIMTLAPTGARGKYLALWIVSRNLGQLVGGAINLAKNHEKGADGGITPDTYIAFVVIECIALPFALMIAPFERVVRSDGTTIVTAETLSTKQEFKRIGKTVTSRLIVLSAGWALWSFFYTGTWTTYLGTYFSVRARALSSLVSPFFCIIGCFGLGFILDMKGLSQRRRAQLGLYVVVILNVGVYIWSIIMQAKFNHHNPGHIDWEDGLYPSSFLPYFFVQTTGPFSQSYMYWLLSSFATDAQQNVRNGAAFRCIEAVGQAIAYGMNTQTTSNPLIGFIVTFALLGVSLLPMIMLVNSTPDRIPADLVAEEEAAAAREKAERV; encoded by the exons ATGACCGACTCGAAGACTGCTCCCTCCCCGCAGGACGATCGCCCTGTCTCGCCCGTGATGGCCGAAGTTGTGCCGGGGGTTGACATGGAGCACTACAGGGCGACTGTGCCCCTGTGGAAGCGGGTGTGGCAGCACAGCTTGACGCAGATGATGCTCCTAAGTATCCAGGCGTTCTGCGGGCCCGCAATGTCTGATGCGATTACGG gtctcggaggaggaggcctTGCAACTACGCGGGTGTCCAACATCTCTATCGCTATCAACTACGCCATGCTCGCGGTTG TCTGCTTCATGGGCGGTCCCTTGGTGAACAAGATTGGTGTCAAATGGGCGCTGGTTCTCGGCTCAATGTCCTTCCCTATCCAGGGGTCTGCATATTACTGCAACAGCAAGTTTGGGAACCAATGG TACCTCATTCTCAGCGGCGCAATCAGCGGCATGGGCACGGCTTGTTGGTATGTCGCAGAGGCCGGAGCCATCATGACACTTGCACCAACCGGTGCTCGTGGGAAGTATTTGGCTCTGTGGATTGTTTCACGGAATCTCGGGCAGCTGGTTGGGGGCGCTATCAA TCTCGCAAAGAACCACGAGAAAGGAGCAGACGGAGGCATTACCCCGGACACCTACATTGCTTTTGTAGTCATCGAGTGCATTGC TTTGCCATTCGCGTTGATGATTGCTCCCTTCGAACGCGTTGTCCGGTCTGATGGCACGACAATCGTTACTGCAGAGACACTTTCCACCAAGCAGGAATTCAAGCGCATTGGAAAGACAGTGACTTCACGACTAATTGTGCTCTCCGCTGGCTGGGCACTGTGGTCGTTCTTCTACAC CGGCACCTGGACCACCTACTTGGGGACTTACTTCTCTGTCCGCGCCCGCGCTCTCTCGTCTCTGGTCTCGCCGTTCTTCTGCAT TATTGGATGCTTTGGCCTGGGGTTCATCCTCGATATGAAAGGCCTCAGCCAGCGCCGCCGTGCCCAACTCGGCCTTTATGTCGTTGTCATTCTCAATGTCGGCGTGTATATCTGGTCCATCATTATGCAGGCCAAGTTCAATCACCACAACCCGGGACATATTGACTGGGAAGATGGGCTGTACCCGTCCTCTTTCCTGCCGTATTTCTTCGTGCAGACTACGGGGCCGTTCTCGCAGTCATACATGTACTGGCTTTTATCGTCGTTTGCGACAGATGCGCAGC AAAATGTCCGGAATGGCGCTGCGTTCAGGTGCATCGAAGCTGTTGGGCAGGCTATTGCCTACGGCATGAATACCCAAACGACGAGTAACCCGCTTATTGGATT TATTGTGACCTTTGCTCTGCTTGGAGTTTCACTGCTGCCGATGATTATGCTTGTTAACTCGACGCCGGACCGTATTCCTGCTGATTtggtggccgaggaggaggctgctgctgcccgtGAGAAGGCTGAACGTGTTTAA
- a CDS encoding uncharacterized protein (COG:E;~EggNog:ENOG410PJ7Z;~InterPro:IPR005829,IPR005828,IPR003663,IPR036259, IPR020846;~PFAM:PF00083,PF07690;~TransMembrane:12 (i31-52o72-95i102-122o128-149i161-179o191-214i284-305o325-343i350-372o384-408i420-441o447-468i);~go_component: GO:0016020 - membrane [Evidence IEA];~go_component: GO:0016021 - integral component of membrane [Evidence IEA];~go_function: GO:0022857 - transmembrane transporter activity [Evidence IEA];~go_process: GO:0055085 - transmembrane transport [Evidence IEA]) has translation MKDQDIVGEALASVLPQYDHSWLRIPHLLKLNLILVIPLLSSAVAGYDGSLMNGLQSISEWKDYFDNPTGPVLGVVNAAQSIGSVISLPVVGILSDRIGRRWTLLSGAVVIIVASIIQAASVQYGMFVFSRVLVGIGSMLVVQPSPMLITELAYPTHRGKYTCAFWTMYYLGAILASWTCYGTQKHLNNDWTWRVPSIVQAGFPLVQVALFWAVPESPRWLVAKGRTEEARELLAQHHTAGEASHPLIEFEMAEIVRTIELEHQAAETGWTALVKTPGNRKRTFIAVCIGAFAQWNGVAVVSYYLTLVLDTVGVTDTDTQTLINGLLQVFNFIAALSAAMFVDRLGRRTLFLWSAAGMLVSFVIWTACSAVFDSTQVSALGRTVIAFVFIFYFHYDIAYTPLLMGYPTEIFPYTTRSKGLTVELLSVYSSLIVLAFVNPVALDNIGWRYYIFFCAFDVVVLAVTYFVFPETKGHSLEEIAEVFDGPAAVTSRDVFGVKGEGVKESAEHSEHA, from the exons ATGAAGGACCAAGATATCGTCGGCGAGGCACTGGCCTCTGTCCTCCCCCAGTATGACCACAGCTGGCTTCGAATCCCTCATCTCCTTAAACTGAATCTGATTCTCGTGATCCCTCTCCTGTCCTCCGCCGTAGCAGGCTATGATG GATCGCTTATGAACGGCCTCCAATCCATCTCAGAGTGGAAAGACTACTTCGACAACCCGACTGGACCTGTTCTCGGAGTCGTTAACGCAGCCCAGTCTATCGGCAGTGTCATCTCGCTCCCGGTAGTCGGTATCCTCTCGGATCGTATCGGACGACGCTGGACACTCCTCAGCGGAGCCGTTGTGATTATCGTGGCATCGATTATCCAAGCGGCATCGGTTCAATACGGCATGTTTGTGTTTAGTCGAGTGCTTGTTGGGATTGGGTCGATGCTGGTTGTGCAGCCGTCTCCAATGCTGATTACCGAACTGGCGTATCCGACGCACCGTGGAAAGTATACCTG TGCATTCTGGACGATGTATTACTTGGGCGCCATCCTGGCTTCGTGGACATGCTACGGCACGCAGAAGCATCTCAACAACGACTGGACGTGGAGAGTGCCATCGATTGTCCAGGCCGGATTCCCATTGGTCCAGGTTGCTCTTTTTTGGGCGGTACCGGAATCTCCACG ATGGCTTGTTGCAAAGGGCAGGACGGAGGAAGCACGCGAGCTTCTTGCACAACACCACACAGCAGGAGAAGCGTCACATCCTCTCATCGAGTTTGAAATGGCAGAAATTGTGCGCACGATTGAGCTGGAGCATCAGGCTGCAGAGACAGGCTGGACAGCACTCGTCAAGACCCCAGGAAACCGCAAGCGCACGTTTATTGCTGTCTGCATTGGTGCCTTTGCGCAGTGGAAC GGAGTTGCGGTCGTATCGTACTATCTCACGCTTGTGCTGGACACCGTCGGCGTCACCGACACAGACACGCAAACGCTCATCAACGGCCTCCTGCAggtcttcaacttcattGCTGCATTGAGCGCCGCCATGTTCGTCGATCGTCTGGGCAGACGTACTCTGTTCCTCTGGTCTGCAGCAGGAATGCTGGTCTCCTTCGTGATCTGGACGGCATGCTCTGCAGTCTTCGACAGCACGCAAGTTTCAGCCCTGGGCCGGACGGTGATTGCCTTTGTCTTTATCTTCTACTTCCACTACGATATAGCCTATACTCCTCTCCTGATGGGCTATCCAACCGAGATCTTCCCCTACACGACGCGAAGCAAGGGCCTGACGGTGGAGCTGCTCTCCGTCTACAGCTCGCTGATCGTCCTGGCGTTCGTCAACCCGGTGGCCTTGGATAATATTGGCTGGCGATACTACATCTTCTTCTGTGCGTTTGACGTCGTCGTTCTTGCTGTGACGTACTTTGTGTTCCCTGAGACGAAGGGGCActcgctggaggagattgcagaGGTGTTTGACGGGCCAGCAGCGGTCACATCCAGAGATGTATTTGGAGTGAAGGGCGAAGGAGTCAAGGAGAGTGCAGAGCATTCAGAGCATGCCTAG
- a CDS encoding NAD(P)/FAD-dependent oxidoreductase (COG:E;~EggNog:ENOG410PH4T;~InterPro:IPR006076,IPR036188;~PFAM:PF01266;~go_function: GO:0016491 - oxidoreductase activity [Evidence IEA];~go_process: GO:0055114 - oxidation-reduction process [Evidence IEA]), translated as MAPSRANTTVVVVGGGGTMGSSTALHLVRAGYTPSNITVLDTYPVPSAQSAGYDLNKIMSIRLRNKPDLQLSLEALDMWKNDPLFRPFFHRVGMIDCSSTAEGIDGLRRKHQALIDANVGLEKTNFLLESEDEILAKAPHFTREQIKGWKGLFCGDGGWLAAAKAINAIGQFLRSQGVQFGFGRSGTFKQPLFTDGAKTTCNGVETVDGTRYYADKVVLAAGAWSPTLIDLEDQCVSKAWVFAHIQLTPTEAAQYKDSPVVYDGDYGFFFEPNENGIIKVCDEFPGFTRFKQHQPYGASSPKPISVPRSHAQHPTDTYPDSSEVTVKKAIARFLPRFTDKELFNRTMCWCTDTADANVLICEHPRWKNFIVATGDSGHSFKLLPSIGKHIVELLEGCLSPELAEAWRWRPGSGDALKSRRDAPAKDLADLPGWKHDSKM; from the exons ATGGCTCCGTCGCGCGCAAACACAACAGTCGTCGtggtcggcggcggcggcacaaTGGGCTCGTCGACAGCCCTGCATCTCGTGCGCGCTGGATACACGCCGTCCAACATCACAGTGCTGGACACATACCCAGTGCCCTCGGCGCAGTCGGCGGGGTACGACCTGAACAAGATCATGAGCATCCGGCTGCGCAATAAGCCCGATTTGCAGCTGTCGCTGGAGGCGCTGGATATGTGGAAGAACGACCCGCTGTTCAGGCCTTTCTTCCATAGGGTTGGGATG ATCGACTGTTCTTCCACAGCAGAGGGCATTGACGGTCTGAGGCGGAAACACCAAGCCCTAATCGATGCAAATGTTgggctggagaagacgaACTTCCTGCTGGAGAGCGAAGACGAGATCCTAGCAAAGGCACCGCACTTCACCCGCGAGCAAATCAAG GGGTGGAAAGGCTTGTTTTGTGGCGACGGGGGctggcttgctgctgccaaagCCATCAATGCGATAGGGCAGTTCCTCAGAAGCCAGGGCGTCCAGTTTGGTTTTGGCCG TTCTGGGACATTCAAACAACCCCTATTCACCGATGGGGCGAAGACGACATGCAACGGCGTCGAGACCGTAGATGGCACCAGATACTACGCCGACAAGGTCGTTCTAGCAGCCGGTGCCTGGAGTCCGACACTAATCGACCTAGAAGACCAGTGTGTTTCGAAA GCCTGGGTATTCGCCCATATCCAACTCACGCCCACCGAAGCAGCTCAGTATAAAGACTCCCCAGTAGTATATGACGGCGACtacggcttcttcttcgagccCAACGA GAACGGCATAATCAAAGTCTGCGACGAATTCCCAGGCTTCACGCGCTTCAAACAGCACCAGCCCTACGGCGCCTCTTCGCCTAAACCTATCTCTGTCCCCAGATCCCACGCCCAACACCCCACAGATACGTACCCCGATTCTTCGGAAGTCACCGTCAAAAAGGCAATCGCTCGATTTCTACCGCGCTTCACGGATAAAGAGCTGTTCAACCGCACTATGTGCTGGTGCACGGACACGGCTGATGCGAACGTGCTGATATGCGAGCATCCGCGGTGGAAGAATTTCATTGTGGCGACGGGGGATAGTGG ACATTCATTCAAACTCTTGCCGAGTATCGGAAAGCACATTGTTGAACTACTCGAGGGATGTCTATCACCGGAACTGGCTGAAgcgtggagatggagacctGGCAGCGGTGATGCCCTGAAGTCTCGACGAGATGCTCCTGCAAAGGACCTCGCTGATTTACCGGGGTGGAAGCACGATTCAAAGAtgtaa
- a CDS encoding MFS transporter (COG:G;~EggNog:ENOG410PFTW;~InterPro:IPR020846,IPR011701,IPR036259;~PFAM:PF07690;~TransMembrane:12 (i88-110o125-144i156-177o189-206i213-232o244-273i314-339o359-378i399-418o424-447i459-480o492-513i);~go_function: GO:0022857 - transmembrane transporter activity [Evidence IEA];~go_process: GO:0055085 - transmembrane transport [Evidence IEA]): MQSSQADHNALHQTFSLGSARGEVDPTDLPFRTLTDNANIEEYVNETQTGEIIKPLPSAKGKTEDWKLVTFKIDDPENPKNWSKAKKWYVTMVVAFTCFVVAFASSVITADIPGPAEEFGVSREVSLVVVTVFVVGFGVGPMAFAPMSEMFGRRPVYAATLLLAVIFVIPCAVAQNIGTLIVCRAIDGIAFSAPMTLVGGTLADMWKNEERGVPMAAFSASPFLGPAIGPLAGGYLADATGWRWLYWLTLILAFVAWVLITFTVPETSAPAILAKRAKKLRKTENDQTYVTETELDARPMGERLRVFLLRPFQLLFLEPIVLFISIYMSVLYGLLYMFFVAYPIVYQGGKGWSAGSTGLMFIPLALGVVMSAACSPFVNKHYLSLYAKYGGKPPAEARLIPMMLSCWLIPIGLFIFAWTSYPQIHWFGPAIGGWPVGFGFIFLYNSANNYLVDTYQHQAASALAAKTFLRSIWGASTVLFTEQMYERLNDQWASTLLAFIALACCAIPYVFYFKGASIRRFSKFAFADDEEQANDAKA, from the exons ATGCAGTCATCACAAGCAGACCACAATGCCCTGCACCAGACCTTCTCACTCGGCTCTGCCAGAGGAGAGGTCGACCCCACCGACCTGCCCTTCCGCACCCTGACCGACAACGCCAACATCGAGGAGTATGTCAACGAGACCCAGACCGGCGAGATCATCAAGCCCCTTCCATCTGCCAAGGGGAAGACGGAGGACTGGAAGCTGGTTACCTTCAAGATCGACGACCCCGAGAACCCCAAAAACTGGtccaaggcgaagaagtgGTACGTTACCATGGTCGTCGCCTTTACctgcttcgtcgtcgccttcGCCAGTAGTGTCATCACAGCCGACATCCCAGGCCCTGCAGAAGAGTTTGGTGTCTCCCGCGAGGTCAGCCTGGTCGTCGTGAcggtgtttgttgttggattcGGCGTTGGGCCCATGGCGTTTGCCCCCATGTCTGAGATGTTCGGACGTCGCCCAGTCTATGCTGCCACTCTCTTGCTGGCCGTCATATTCGTTATTCCGTGCGCTGTCGCCCAGAACATTGGGACCCTGATCGTCTGCCGTGCCATTGATGGTATTGCATTCAGTGCACCAATGACCTTGGTTGGCGGTACCCTCGCCGACATGTGGAAGAACGAGGAGCGCGGTGTCCCCATGGCCGCTTTCTCTGCCAGCCCGTTCCTGGGCCCAGCCATTGGTCCTCTTGCTGGTGGCTACCTCGCTGATGCGActggatggcgatggctATACTGGTTGACCTTGATTCTTGCATTCGTCGCCTGGGTCCTGATCACCTTCACCGTCCCCGAGACCTCTGCCCCGGCCATCCTCGCCAAACGAGCAAAGAAGCTGAGAAAGACCGAGAACGACCAGACATATGTGACTGAGACTGAACTCGATGCTCGCCCCATGGGAGAGCGTCTGcgcgtcttcctcctccgcccattccagctcctcttcctcgagcccatcgtcctcttcatctccatctacATGTCCGTCCTCTACGGCCTGCTATACATGTTCTTCGTTGCGTACCCAATCGTCTACCAGGGAGGAAAGGGCTGGAGCGCCGGCTCAACCGGTCTCATGTTCATTCCGCTTGCTCTCGGTGTCGTTATGAGTGCAGCCTGCTCCCCCTTCGTCAACAAGCACTATCTCTCGCTGTATGCCAAATACGGCGGCAAGCCTCCGGCCGAAGCCCGTCTCATCCCAATGATGCTCTCCTGCTGGCTTATCCCTATTGGTCTGTTCATCTTCGCCTGGACGTCGTACCCACAAATCCACTGGTTTGGACCTGCCATCGGTGGTTGGCCTGTCGGATtcggcttcatcttcctgtATAACTCGGCCAACAACTATCTTG TGGACACATACCAGCACCAAGCCGCCTCTGCCCTCGCAGCCAAGACCTTCCTGCGTTCTATCTGGGGTGCTTCGACCGTTCTCTTTACCGAGCAGATGTACGAACGTCTGAACGACCAGTGGGCTAGCACGCTTCTTGCCTTTATTGCACTTGCTTGCTGTGCGATCCCATACGTCTTCTACTTCAAGGGCGCATCGATCCGCCGCTTCTCCAAGTTCGCcttcgccgacgacgaggagcagGCGAACGATGCCAAGGCATAA
- a CDS encoding uncharacterized protein (COG:Q;~EggNog:ENOG410PJRP;~InterPro:IPR002347,IPR036291,IPR020904;~PFAM:PF00106,PF13561,PF08659;~go_function: GO:0016491 - oxidoreductase activity [Evidence IEA];~go_process: GO:0055114 - oxidation-reduction process [Evidence IEA]), protein MFDMHGKVAIITGGSGGIGYEVARSLAEAGADIALWYNSSPADERAATLVKDFGVRAKAYKVSVQNFNEVQAATNAVVSDFGGLNVMIANAGIPSKAGGLDDKLEDWQRVVDVDFSGAYYCARVAGEIFRKQGHGNLIFTASMSGHAANVPQQQACYNACKAGVIHLAKSLAVEWAGFARVNSVSPGYIDTPISGDCAFEMKEAWYGLTPLRRDADPRELKGVYLYLASDASTYTTGADIVVDGGYTCR, encoded by the exons ATGTTCGACATGCACGGCaaagtcgccatcatcaCCGGCGGCTCCGGCGGAATCGGCTACGAAGTCGCGCGCTCTCTCGCTGAAGCCGGCGCCGACATAGCCCTATGGTACAACTCCTCGCCCGCCGACGAGCGAGCAGCAACACTCGTGAAAGACTTTGGCGTGCGCGCAAAGGCATACAAGGTGTCCGTACAAAACTTCAACGAG GTCCAAGCCGCAACAAACGCAGTCGTCTCCGACTTCGGCGGCCTCAACGTCATGATCGCCAATGCCGGAATCCCATCCAAAGCCGGCGGCCTAGACGACAAGCTCGAGGACTGGCAGCGCGTCGTGGACGTGGACTTCTCAGGCGCATACTACTGCGCGCGCGTGGCGGGCGAGATCTTCCGCAAGCAGGGGCACGGAAACCTCATCTTCACAGCCTCGATGAGCGGGCATGCGGCGAATGTTCCGCAGCAACAG GCCTGCTACAACGCCTGCAAAGCTGGTGTAATCCACCTCGCCAAATCACTGGCTGTAGAATGGGCGGGCTTTGCGCGCGTAAACAGCGTGAGCCCGGGGTACATTGACACGCCGATTAGCGGTGATTGTGCGTTTGAGATGAAAGAGGCGTGGTATGGGCTGACGCCGCTGCGGAGGGACGCGGACCCGCGAGAGCTGAAGGGCGTCTATCTTTACCTGGCGAGTGATGCCAGTACGTATACGACGGGGGCGgacattgttgttgatggggggTATACTTGTCGGTGA